In Aminobacterium sp. MB27-C1, a single genomic region encodes these proteins:
- a CDS encoding TRAP transporter substrate-binding protein, which yields MKNLKNMVWGILCVFVVFAFLATTGVDAALAAKKLEIRVGHGVPESNAMHQGWVKFKEVIEAESNGKMTVKIYPNQQLGGDRELIEAVQMGNLTMTAPSNSPLAAFDKEFFVLDIPFLFKDRADAYQMLDGNPGQTLLATLDKFNLKGLGYFENGFRNLTNSKNPVKSPADLDGLKLRTMENPVHLAAWKALGANPTPMAFGELFTALQQKTVDGQENPFELIHAAKFNEIQKYITKTQHIYTTYVMVINKNFYNKLSDENRAIVDKAAKAAVDYEREIAMKNDVDAEQKLVEFGNEIVELNDEQRNEFKEKLLPVADMVKEKASAEIVDLFVGSSK from the coding sequence GTGAAAAATTTGAAAAATATGGTTTGGGGAATTTTATGTGTATTTGTCGTCTTCGCATTTCTTGCAACTACCGGAGTTGATGCAGCTTTGGCTGCCAAAAAATTGGAGATTCGCGTAGGGCATGGTGTTCCTGAATCAAATGCAATGCATCAGGGATGGGTTAAGTTTAAAGAGGTTATCGAAGCTGAATCGAACGGGAAAATGACCGTTAAAATTTATCCTAATCAGCAGCTTGGCGGTGACAGAGAGTTAATAGAAGCTGTTCAGATGGGCAATCTTACGATGACAGCTCCATCAAATTCTCCTCTTGCTGCTTTTGACAAAGAATTCTTTGTTCTCGACATTCCCTTTTTGTTCAAGGATAGAGCCGATGCCTATCAGATGCTTGATGGTAATCCCGGTCAGACTTTGCTTGCTACTCTTGATAAGTTCAATCTTAAGGGACTTGGATATTTTGAGAATGGTTTCAGAAACTTGACCAATAGTAAAAATCCGGTAAAATCTCCCGCTGATTTGGACGGCCTTAAATTAAGAACAATGGAAAACCCCGTTCATCTTGCAGCATGGAAGGCTCTTGGTGCTAACCCCACCCCCATGGCATTTGGAGAACTTTTCACAGCATTGCAGCAAAAGACCGTTGATGGTCAGGAGAACCCATTCGAGCTTATCCATGCAGCGAAGTTCAATGAAATTCAGAAATATATCACCAAAACTCAGCATATCTACACAACATACGTCATGGTTATTAACAAGAATTTCTATAACAAGCTGTCTGACGAAAATAGAGCGATTGTCGATAAAGCCGCTAAAGCAGCTGTTGACTATGAACGTGAAATAGCCATGAAGAATGATGTGGATGCTGAACAGAAACTTGTTGAATTTGGTAATGAGATCGTTGAACTTAACGATGAGCAGAGAAACGAATTTAAAGAGAAACTCCTTCCAGTCGCAGATATGGTGAAAGAAAAGGCAAGTGCTGAAATAGTTGACCTTTTCGTTGGTTCGTCAAAATAA
- a CDS encoding formate C-acetyltransferase/glycerol dehydratase family glycyl radical enzyme has product MTRSEISYDESVFRKQISPRIAHMRKDVVSAKPILCSERALLVTEAYKETENTPRVMRRALVFKKIMDHMTQNIWDGELIVGSHGSNGRRSAPLFPEYATAWLEEEIDEMLETRTQDTFIVPQKVKDDLKGIFPYWHGKTLHERYRAMLPEETKRVRDAYMFTRDLFERNGYGHVAYDIPKLLKVGLKGIKEEICQKLSELDLTTAEDLDKRLFYEALLVCCDAVIGYARRYAEKARSLAAEEKDAARKSELEKIADVCSWVPENPARDIWDAIQAVAFMQLIIQTETSGDSVSPGRLDQYLYPYYVKDIADGRYTIDEIQELLDCLWLKFNEIIKVQDSESIRIHPGFPMTPNLTIGGQTPEGENAVNELSYLMLNSQEHIRLTNPQFTVRFNEKTPQDFILRVAEIVRLGTGVPAMFGDDACMAAIHRTLPDMPLDRVRDFRIVGCVELAPRGFQGRVNGGFLNVARVVDLALNNGVDRLTGEQIGPKTGNINDFKSFDSVIDAVKAQMNYFVTQQVINAAVVDMVQRDLTPHLFLSALIEGCIESGKDMTWGGSLWGATPILHVGMATASDSLAAVKKVVFDDKQITMAELKSAQDSDFAGENGIKIQKMLLDAPKYGNDDEDADAMVQTMTNLTFDEIERHKDIDGRPYTSMILTLGATVPHGWKTGATADGRKATMPVSDSMSPSNGADKEGPTAVLKSASKIDQTRLMEGNVLNLKFSRTALDGDEALHKFADLVCAYLIDLKGQEVQVNVVDGATLRDAQKHPENYQDLVIRVAGYSARFVELDKELQDDIIRRTEHQTV; this is encoded by the coding sequence ATGACACGGTCAGAGATTTCCTATGACGAAAGTGTTTTTAGAAAACAGATAAGCCCTCGTATAGCCCATATGCGTAAAGATGTGGTTTCCGCCAAGCCGATTCTGTGCAGCGAGCGCGCCTTGCTTGTTACAGAGGCATATAAGGAAACTGAAAATACTCCACGGGTTATGAGAAGAGCGCTGGTTTTTAAGAAAATAATGGATCATATGACGCAAAACATCTGGGATGGCGAATTGATAGTCGGTAGCCATGGTAGTAACGGGCGACGATCTGCGCCACTCTTCCCTGAGTATGCAACGGCATGGCTCGAAGAAGAGATAGACGAGATGCTTGAGACAAGAACTCAGGATACCTTTATAGTTCCTCAGAAAGTAAAAGACGATCTTAAGGGAATTTTCCCATATTGGCATGGAAAAACTCTTCATGAGCGGTATCGTGCCATGCTTCCCGAAGAGACGAAACGGGTGCGCGATGCCTATATGTTCACTCGTGATCTCTTTGAGCGTAACGGATATGGTCACGTAGCCTACGATATTCCCAAGCTTTTGAAGGTCGGGCTTAAAGGAATTAAAGAGGAGATTTGTCAGAAGCTGAGCGAACTTGATTTAACGACAGCAGAAGATCTTGATAAGAGACTTTTCTATGAAGCCCTTCTTGTATGTTGCGATGCCGTTATCGGCTATGCCAGACGGTATGCGGAAAAGGCAAGAAGTCTTGCTGCAGAAGAAAAAGATGCTGCTCGGAAGAGTGAGCTTGAAAAGATTGCCGATGTCTGTTCATGGGTTCCTGAGAATCCTGCCCGTGATATCTGGGATGCTATTCAGGCCGTTGCGTTTATGCAGCTGATCATTCAGACAGAGACTAGCGGAGATTCCGTTTCTCCGGGAAGATTAGATCAATATCTCTATCCCTACTATGTAAAAGATATAGCCGATGGTCGTTATACCATCGACGAAATACAAGAATTACTTGACTGCCTCTGGCTCAAATTCAACGAGATTATCAAAGTTCAGGATAGTGAGTCTATTCGTATTCATCCGGGTTTCCCGATGACTCCGAATTTGACTATCGGCGGGCAGACTCCTGAAGGAGAAAATGCCGTTAACGAGCTGAGCTATCTTATGTTGAACAGCCAGGAGCATATCCGTTTGACGAACCCTCAGTTTACAGTTCGTTTCAATGAGAAAACCCCTCAGGATTTTATTTTGAGGGTTGCTGAAATCGTACGACTTGGAACAGGTGTTCCTGCCATGTTCGGTGATGATGCCTGTATGGCTGCCATTCATAGAACACTTCCCGATATGCCTCTTGATAGAGTTCGAGACTTTAGAATTGTAGGTTGCGTTGAGCTTGCTCCTCGCGGCTTCCAGGGGCGTGTAAATGGTGGCTTCCTTAACGTTGCCCGAGTTGTTGATTTAGCTCTTAACAATGGCGTTGATAGACTTACTGGAGAACAGATTGGACCTAAAACTGGCAATATCAACGACTTCAAGTCATTTGATAGTGTCATTGATGCAGTGAAAGCCCAGATGAACTATTTTGTGACTCAACAGGTTATCAACGCAGCAGTAGTCGATATGGTCCAAAGAGATCTAACTCCTCATTTGTTTCTTTCAGCTCTGATCGAGGGGTGTATTGAGAGCGGTAAGGATATGACATGGGGTGGATCTCTTTGGGGCGCCACACCTATTCTTCACGTGGGGATGGCAACGGCCTCCGATTCCCTGGCTGCTGTGAAGAAAGTGGTTTTTGACGATAAACAAATAACTATGGCGGAACTAAAGAGTGCTCAGGATAGTGACTTCGCTGGGGAAAACGGGATAAAAATTCAGAAGATGTTGCTTGATGCACCTAAGTATGGCAACGACGATGAAGATGCTGACGCCATGGTTCAGACAATGACCAACCTTACTTTCGATGAGATTGAAAGACATAAGGATATTGATGGTCGACCCTACACATCGATGATTTTGACCTTGGGGGCTACAGTTCCCCATGGTTGGAAGACAGGAGCTACGGCAGATGGTCGAAAAGCTACAATGCCCGTATCTGATTCCATGTCTCCATCGAATGGTGCAGATAAAGAAGGCCCCACGGCGGTTCTTAAATCTGCGAGCAAGATCGATCAGACACGACTTATGGAAGGCAACGTCCTGAATTTAAAGTTTAGCAGAACAGCTTTGGATGGGGATGAAGCCCTTCACAAGTTTGCAGACCTTGTGTGCGCATATCTTATTGATCTTAAAGGTCAGGAAGTTCAGGTTAACGTTGTAGATGGAGCTACGTTACGAGATGCGCAGAAGCATCCTGAAAACTATCAAGATCTGGTCATTCGCGTAGCAGGGTATAGTGCTCGTTTTGTCGAGTTGGATAAAGAACTTCAAGACGACATTATTCGAAGAACAGAACACCAGACGGTCTAA
- a CDS encoding LeuA family protein produces the protein MKFLETKTPWMTEDWYTSPWNFSEEARKGVEFSKNLQFHDVSLRDGEQQSGLIFNKDQKIALAEKLAELGIHRIEAGMPAVSDQDEAAIREIVKRNLGPTIFAFARCMKVDVQKALDCGVKHIVMEVPTSDHLVKYAYRWDMQKTIDLSIDATLFAHENGMYVSFFTIDGTRTDINDYLNLIQKIATEGHMDELTVVDTMGGLNPHAVPYLIHKVKERIPDKPIGIHFHDDYGLGAANTIAGLAAGADIAHTTISGIGERAGNAPYEDVALALLTMYGVDTGLNYDKMYPLSKFLRDMTGLTVRQNRGIVGDHVADIESGIVAGWYKNAAEEAPLELSPYLYGLTGHPDAKVTIGKMSGIPTVDIYLEQLGLSTDDKELKLEIVNAVKAKAFEKSDLLELREFEEIARKILKK, from the coding sequence CATGACGTTTCCCTTCGGGATGGAGAGCAGCAGTCTGGTTTGATCTTCAATAAAGATCAGAAGATTGCGTTGGCAGAGAAGTTGGCTGAGCTTGGTATTCATCGTATTGAAGCTGGTATGCCTGCTGTTTCAGATCAGGATGAAGCTGCTATTCGTGAGATCGTAAAGAGAAATCTTGGCCCAACTATTTTTGCTTTTGCCCGTTGCATGAAAGTTGATGTTCAGAAGGCTTTGGATTGTGGCGTAAAGCATATCGTTATGGAGGTTCCCACAAGCGATCACTTAGTGAAATATGCTTACCGTTGGGATATGCAGAAGACAATTGATCTCTCTATTGATGCGACGTTATTCGCTCATGAAAACGGGATGTATGTTTCGTTCTTCACAATTGATGGAACCAGAACTGATATTAACGATTACCTCAACCTGATTCAGAAGATTGCTACAGAGGGTCATATGGATGAACTCACCGTAGTCGATACTATGGGTGGTTTGAATCCTCACGCAGTTCCTTATTTGATTCATAAGGTTAAGGAGCGTATTCCTGATAAACCAATCGGAATTCACTTCCACGATGATTATGGTTTGGGTGCTGCTAATACAATTGCTGGTTTGGCCGCTGGAGCGGATATAGCTCACACAACTATTTCCGGAATAGGCGAACGGGCTGGAAATGCACCCTACGAAGATGTTGCTTTGGCTCTTCTCACTATGTATGGCGTAGATACAGGCTTGAATTACGATAAGATGTACCCCCTCTCTAAGTTCCTTCGTGATATGACAGGCCTTACAGTTCGCCAGAACCGTGGAATCGTCGGAGATCATGTGGCTGATATCGAGTCTGGAATCGTTGCAGGCTGGTATAAGAACGCAGCTGAAGAGGCTCCTTTGGAGTTGTCTCCCTATCTCTATGGTTTAACAGGACATCCTGATGCGAAAGTAACTATCGGCAAGATGAGCGGGATTCCGACAGTAGATATTTACCTTGAACAGTTGGGACTCTCTACTGATGATAAAGAGTTGAAGTTAGAGATAGTTAACGCTGTAAAAGCGAAGGCCTTCGAAAAGAGTGATCTTCTCGAGCTTCGAGAGTTTGAAGAAATAGCACGTAAGATTCTTAAAAAGTAG
- a CDS encoding FadR/GntR family transcriptional regulator, with amino-acid sequence MLQKIEKSTISEQIIRQIKEIILRGEIKPGEKLPPEREMAEIFSVSRSSVREAIRALQYMGILDIRSNDGIYLNNNINILADHLKFSYLLKKFSFMELVEVRKILEVGVVRLVAERATEEAKLSLHSIFEESLSCQDENEKYVIADYAFHEALAEATQNSLLVDMLQGMKPLLLESNIELVKNPGQIQKATTIHKAILNAIDMGAPDLAEREMLIHFKNVSETLDVVSQHEFDREVREKA; translated from the coding sequence ATGTTACAAAAAATAGAGAAGAGTACTATTTCAGAACAGATTATTCGACAGATAAAAGAAATAATTTTAAGAGGAGAAATAAAGCCTGGGGAAAAACTTCCGCCGGAAAGAGAGATGGCTGAAATTTTTTCTGTAAGCAGATCTTCGGTCAGAGAGGCCATACGGGCACTTCAATATATGGGGATATTAGATATACGATCAAATGATGGTATTTATCTGAACAATAATATTAATATTCTTGCTGACCATTTGAAGTTTAGTTATCTATTGAAAAAATTCTCCTTTATGGAACTCGTGGAAGTACGGAAAATATTAGAAGTAGGTGTTGTTCGCCTTGTTGCAGAGCGAGCTACAGAGGAAGCTAAGCTTTCCTTGCATTCTATTTTTGAAGAATCTCTTTCATGCCAGGATGAAAATGAAAAGTATGTTATAGCTGATTATGCTTTTCATGAAGCTCTTGCCGAAGCAACACAGAATTCTCTTTTGGTTGATATGCTTCAAGGCATGAAGCCGCTGCTTTTAGAGTCGAATATAGAACTTGTAAAAAATCCTGGACAAATTCAGAAAGCTACAACTATTCATAAAGCCATTCTTAACGCTATAGACATGGGGGCACCTGATTTAGCTGAAAGGGAAATGCTGATACATTTTAAAAACGTATCTGAAACGTTGGATGTTGTTTCGCAACATGAATTTGATAGAGAGGTGCGAGAGAAGGCGTAA
- a CDS encoding glycyl-radical enzyme activating protein, whose product MDNSIRTLNGCIFNIQRYSLHDGPGIRTIVFLKGCPLRCPWCANPESQNASPEMMGSEMVGKVVTVDDVIRVVEKDSVFYKRSGGGMTLSGGEPLMQPEFSTALMTVAKEHGFNTAIETSGFQKWNLMAPVIEKTDVVFFDIKMMNSSRHEEVVGAPNELILANAEKIAKSGRRIIIRLPLIPGYNDGCNLDETAAFAKEIGASELHLLPYHRLGVSKYTKLGRTYSLNDVVAPEKEQVEAEAKRLKERFSFEVLVS is encoded by the coding sequence GTGGATAACTCAATTCGTACGCTTAACGGATGCATCTTCAATATACAAAGATATAGCCTTCACGATGGACCGGGAATTCGGACTATTGTTTTTCTGAAAGGATGCCCACTTCGGTGTCCCTGGTGTGCTAACCCAGAGTCTCAGAATGCTTCTCCTGAGATGATGGGGTCGGAAATGGTCGGAAAAGTGGTTACGGTTGATGACGTTATTCGTGTTGTTGAGAAAGACAGTGTTTTCTACAAAAGATCTGGAGGGGGAATGACCCTTTCTGGAGGGGAACCGCTCATGCAGCCGGAGTTTTCAACAGCGTTGATGACTGTCGCTAAAGAGCATGGTTTCAATACGGCCATAGAAACATCTGGTTTTCAAAAATGGAACCTTATGGCTCCTGTTATTGAAAAAACGGATGTTGTCTTTTTTGACATCAAAATGATGAATTCAAGCCGCCACGAAGAAGTTGTAGGGGCTCCCAACGAGCTTATTCTTGCGAATGCAGAGAAAATAGCCAAAAGTGGAAGACGAATAATTATTCGCCTTCCACTGATTCCAGGCTATAACGATGGTTGCAATTTGGATGAGACCGCAGCATTTGCTAAAGAAATAGGAGCCAGTGAACTTCATCTTCTTCCATATCATCGTTTGGGAGTATCCAAATATACCAAATTGGGGCGCACATATTCTTTAAACGATGTAGTGGCTCCTGAGAAAGAGCAAGTGGAAGCAGAAGCGAAAAGATTGAAAGAGCGCTTCTCTTTTGAGGTGTTAGTTTCGTAA
- a CDS encoding C-terminal binding protein — MTKIVVTDGYSYPGETFDLPKKVCEQYGFDFEILNCRNEEELAEQAKDADGLLVVYSDITESLLQKLPKCKVVVRFGVGVDTVDMDACSKHGVLVCNVPDYGVGEVASHAFSLILALERKVALYDRAIRSGRWDDSVGYPIKRLKGQILGFVGFGRIARQTAEYAKVFGFDIVAYDPFLPDTVFEENNVKRVNLDELYKISDVISIMVPCTEDTFHLLNTEAFNKMKDDVLIVNTARGPIISYDDLVDALKQDKIGAVGLDVIEGEPLKDTSMEIFSFENVVLTPHVGYKSNESFADLKTKTAEAACKVLSGEKPFNILNKAAIETAKAYK, encoded by the coding sequence ATGACTAAGATAGTTGTAACCGATGGATATAGTTATCCTGGAGAAACCTTTGATTTACCCAAAAAAGTTTGTGAGCAGTATGGTTTTGATTTTGAGATTTTAAATTGCCGTAATGAAGAGGAATTGGCAGAACAGGCTAAAGATGCCGATGGCCTTCTGGTGGTTTATTCTGATATTACAGAGAGCCTTTTACAGAAGTTGCCGAAGTGTAAGGTTGTTGTCCGCTTTGGTGTTGGTGTAGATACAGTAGATATGGACGCCTGTTCAAAACATGGAGTTCTCGTTTGCAATGTTCCAGATTACGGTGTGGGAGAAGTAGCCAGTCACGCCTTTTCTCTGATCCTTGCCTTGGAAAGAAAAGTAGCTTTGTATGATCGAGCTATCCGTAGTGGCAGATGGGACGATTCTGTTGGTTATCCCATAAAGAGACTTAAAGGACAAATCCTTGGTTTTGTCGGGTTTGGTCGAATTGCTCGCCAGACAGCAGAATATGCAAAAGTTTTTGGTTTTGACATTGTTGCATATGATCCCTTTCTTCCTGACACTGTATTTGAAGAGAATAATGTTAAGCGTGTGAATCTCGATGAACTCTACAAAATTTCTGATGTTATTTCTATTATGGTCCCCTGTACGGAGGATACATTCCATTTGCTAAATACTGAAGCTTTTAATAAGATGAAAGACGATGTGCTGATAGTCAATACTGCACGAGGCCCCATTATTTCTTACGATGACCTTGTTGACGCACTAAAGCAGGATAAAATAGGAGCAGTAGGACTGGATGTTATCGAGGGAGAACCTCTTAAAGATACAAGTATGGAAATTTTCTCCTTCGAAAATGTAGTTCTCACCCCCCACGTTGGATACAAGTCAAATGAATCTTTTGCAGATTTGAAAACAAAAACAGCAGAAGCTGCATGCAAAGTTCTTTCTGGAGAAAAGCCCTTTAATATTTTAAATAAAGCTGCTATAGAGACAGCGAAAGCCTATAAATAA
- a CDS encoding TRAP transporter small permease, translating into MKLFRFLDDYFEEILVIILLAGMSIIIGIQVFMRYVLKSSLSWSEELARYMFIWMIYIGISYGVKKDKHVKIEAVLTVLSSFWQKVLLIISDLLFLFFAVIIVIKSFEVSNTIQNLGQLSPGMELPMWIVYMAVPVGFSLVCIRLIQSLIRKIRNFSEKTDSVTAAE; encoded by the coding sequence ATGAAATTGTTTCGTTTTTTAGATGACTATTTCGAGGAAATACTTGTCATCATTCTTCTTGCCGGGATGAGCATCATCATAGGCATTCAAGTTTTCATGAGATACGTTTTGAAATCATCCCTTTCATGGTCTGAAGAGTTGGCCAGATATATGTTTATATGGATGATATATATAGGAATAAGTTACGGTGTTAAAAAAGACAAGCATGTCAAAATTGAGGCGGTTTTAACAGTTCTTTCTTCTTTTTGGCAAAAGGTTCTTCTTATTATCTCTGATCTACTTTTCTTGTTCTTTGCCGTCATTATCGTTATCAAGAGCTTTGAAGTAAGCAATACCATTCAGAATCTGGGACAGTTGTCTCCTGGAATGGAACTTCCCATGTGGATTGTTTATATGGCTGTTCCGGTGGGATTCTCTCTTGTATGTATCCGATTGATTCAGAGCCTTATTCGCAAGATACGCAACTTCTCTGAAAAGACGGATAGCGTGACGGCAGCAGAGTAA
- a CDS encoding pyridoxal phosphate-dependent aminotransferase, with amino-acid sequence MKTPKVLEGFPASGIRKMAQLSTKYKDVIFLAFGEPDFDTPAHVKEAAKKALDENLTHYSSNIGAIEFREAVVEKYKREMGLEIKPENVIGTIGGMESLFLAFLSNFNPGDEVLVTDPYYSNYLTQLHVIGLKPVLVPLYEKNQFRLQAEDVEKAVTPKTRALVLNSPCNPTGGVIDYDTMSKIVKVVREHDLMVISDEVYESILYDGAMHVSPAQFPEIRNNVIIVNSLSKTYAMTGWRIGYAVASEEVINNMCCLQQAVTDCIPTFIQHAAAEALTGSQEATLDMLKQYTCRRDIVVDGLNEIPGISCSKTAGAFYAFPNISALGKTSEEFAIDLLDKEQVVTVPGSYFGKMGEGFIRISFATSEDNLKEAVRRIGRYVEKYCTVNA; translated from the coding sequence ATGAAGACACCGAAGGTTCTAGAAGGGTTTCCTGCTTCTGGCATCAGGAAGATGGCACAACTCTCAACAAAGTATAAAGATGTGATCTTCCTAGCCTTTGGCGAACCCGATTTTGATACGCCAGCACATGTTAAGGAAGCAGCTAAAAAAGCTCTTGATGAAAATTTGACCCATTATTCAAGTAATATTGGCGCCATTGAATTTAGAGAGGCTGTTGTTGAGAAGTACAAAAGAGAGATGGGACTGGAAATTAAGCCGGAGAATGTCATTGGAACTATAGGCGGTATGGAATCACTTTTCCTTGCTTTCCTTTCAAACTTCAATCCTGGCGATGAAGTTCTTGTTACAGACCCATACTACTCAAACTACTTAACGCAGCTTCATGTAATAGGCCTGAAACCTGTGTTGGTCCCCCTTTACGAAAAGAACCAGTTCAGGCTCCAGGCAGAGGACGTCGAGAAGGCCGTCACACCTAAAACTCGCGCCCTTGTATTGAACTCCCCATGCAACCCAACAGGAGGAGTTATTGATTATGATACCATGAGCAAAATCGTAAAGGTAGTAAGAGAGCATGACCTTATGGTTATTTCTGACGAGGTCTACGAGAGCATTCTTTACGATGGAGCCATGCACGTGTCTCCTGCGCAATTCCCCGAGATACGCAACAATGTCATCATCGTTAACAGCCTTTCCAAAACATACGCTATGACAGGCTGGCGCATTGGGTATGCCGTTGCTTCTGAAGAGGTTATCAATAATATGTGCTGCCTTCAGCAGGCTGTGACAGACTGTATTCCTACCTTTATACAGCACGCAGCAGCGGAAGCTTTGACTGGCAGTCAGGAAGCCACTCTGGATATGTTGAAACAATATACTTGCAGAAGAGATATTGTTGTTGACGGACTCAATGAGATACCTGGAATTTCCTGTTCTAAAACGGCTGGCGCTTTCTATGCTTTCCCGAATATAAGCGCATTAGGTAAAACATCAGAAGAATTTGCTATCGATCTTCTCGATAAAGAGCAGGTTGTTACTGTTCCCGGATCCTACTTCGGAAAAATGGGAGAGGGCTTTATCCGGATATCATTTGCAACATCTGAGGATAACCTCAAAGAAGCTGTTCGCCGTATTGGACGGTACGTTGAAAAGTATTGCACAGTTAATGCTTAA
- a CDS encoding TRAP transporter large permease, with protein MVSLILFGSFVIFLILNTPIGIALGLAAMSTIVYSGDVSVSYLAQSLTTSADSFPLMAVPFFILAGELMGKGGISRRLLKVANIFFGKYTGGLGIVTVVACMFFAAISGSGPATVAAIGGIMVPEMLRRGYDKGFTSGLIASAGSIGVIIPPSIPMVIYGVSTGVSVSTMFIAGFVPGMLIGLALIGWTYFYSKKHGYCGEKIEYTSKEKWKVVNEAKWALMVPVIILGGIYGGIFTPTEAAAVAVIYGFFVGVFIYKDLSLKDVPSVIASAALVTATVMIIIGTATSFGRILTFEQIPTRLAEAIISFSSSKFVVMSLIMLLLLFVGCFMETLAAIIILAPILLPVVTAIGVDPVHFGIAMVVNLAIGFITPPLGVNLFVTCGIANISMEKISKAIIPWLLVLMVTLLIIVIFPAVSLLLPQMLAK; from the coding sequence ATGGTATCTCTTATTCTTTTTGGTAGTTTTGTTATATTCCTCATACTAAATACACCCATAGGAATAGCCTTGGGGTTGGCAGCTATGTCAACAATTGTCTATAGCGGAGACGTGAGCGTAAGCTATTTGGCTCAAAGCTTAACAACCTCTGCAGATTCTTTCCCGCTAATGGCCGTTCCCTTTTTTATCTTGGCAGGCGAACTTATGGGGAAAGGCGGCATATCAAGACGACTTCTTAAAGTAGCGAATATTTTCTTCGGAAAATATACAGGAGGTCTTGGAATAGTTACAGTTGTGGCATGTATGTTCTTTGCGGCCATATCCGGTTCCGGGCCGGCAACAGTTGCTGCTATTGGAGGCATTATGGTTCCAGAGATGCTTCGCAGAGGATACGATAAAGGATTTACCTCTGGACTTATTGCTTCAGCTGGAAGTATTGGCGTTATTATTCCGCCCAGCATTCCCATGGTTATTTACGGCGTATCAACAGGCGTCTCTGTAAGTACTATGTTTATTGCAGGTTTTGTCCCGGGAATGCTTATTGGGTTGGCATTAATTGGATGGACATATTTTTACTCGAAAAAGCACGGATATTGTGGAGAAAAAATCGAGTACACCTCTAAGGAAAAATGGAAAGTTGTCAATGAGGCCAAATGGGCTCTTATGGTTCCTGTAATTATTCTTGGAGGAATCTACGGTGGCATATTCACTCCCACAGAAGCGGCAGCAGTTGCAGTTATTTACGGATTTTTCGTTGGAGTTTTTATTTATAAAGATCTTTCTTTAAAAGACGTTCCTAGCGTTATCGCTTCTGCTGCACTTGTAACGGCTACGGTTATGATCATTATAGGAACAGCAACGAGCTTTGGCAGAATTCTTACCTTTGAACAGATTCCTACACGCTTGGCAGAGGCTATTATATCCTTCTCAAGCAGCAAGTTTGTGGTTATGTCTCTGATTATGCTATTGTTGCTTTTCGTAGGATGCTTTATGGAAACTCTTGCAGCCATCATTATTTTGGCTCCCATTCTTCTTCCGGTGGTGACGGCCATAGGTGTCGATCCTGTTCACTTCGGTATTGCCATGGTTGTTAACCTCGCTATTGGATTCATAACCCCGCCTCTTGGCGTCAACCTCTTTGTAACGTGCGGTATTGCAAATATTTCAATGGAAAAGATTTCCAAGGCCATCATTCCGTGGTTGTTGGTGCTTATGGTTACATTGTTGATTATTGTTATTTTCCCTGCGGTATCTCTTCTATTGCCGCAAATGCTTGCTAAATAG